One genomic region from Euzebya tangerina encodes:
- the rsrA gene encoding mycothiol system anti-sigma-R factor — protein MSDQCDALLERLELFLDGECASDAEQVIEQHLQDCPPCLHRADFERRLRELVATKCRDSAPAGLVDGIMSRLQLS, from the coding sequence ATGAGTGACCAATGTGACGCCCTGCTCGAACGCCTGGAGCTCTTCCTGGACGGCGAGTGCGCCAGTGACGCGGAGCAGGTGATCGAGCAGCACCTGCAGGACTGCCCGCCGTGCCTCCACCGCGCCGACTTCGAACGACGTCTGCGTGAGTTGGTGGCCACGAAGTGCCGCGACAGCGCCCCCGCCGGTCTGGTCGATGGGATCATGTCCCGCCTCCAGCTCAGCTGA
- a CDS encoding cell wall-binding repeat-containing protein, producing MKNHSKLAARTSGVLLLALLASVMALVAAPASAAAPTGPVELISVNADGNAAGDDQSNGVPSISDDGRYVAFQSRATDLIDGLTDANGANLGDVYLRDRMLGTTTLISYAAGSPTTTASGGSSGNPVISDDGRYVVYDSFATNIVTGQTDQNNERDVFVYSVSSGMNTLVSHASTDDSTTCDNGQSLGQDISDDGAYIAFQSLCDDLVTNQNAGGAFSNVFLYDRAANTTIDVVSRPNAVNPANITVGDGASTNPDISGDGSRVVYTTQATNIGAGDGGNGVSDIGYYRQPVGNQPTLSVTLTFGFDGNSGNASVSDNGEYVAFDTEATNVDGTDTNGNVDVALATIPVGQAPTFVYASTNTAGNDTGDSFSDKPQISGDGSYVAFLTLADDIVDAAPFRSGTNWDVVRYGRSSGDVELVSINTLGNAGGNGDSGFPNSGFVGLDISDDGNTVIFSSEASNLGLTDNNAEDDVAVTDFPSGDVTVLSSNANASTTGNDEADAPVISSDGMNAAFRSDASDHTLINDNNNDPDIFAVGELEEEDLELSIAPSSVIEGDDGTVDLTFTVSLSGPAPGPGPVTADYATTDGSATGGPSSGPGIDYRTSSGTVSIAAGSSSGTITVPVYGDTDIEPDETFTVTLSNPSSGVVLAGSGGGFATGTIIDDDDDVMVQGENVTYDGVNDTLRVNINPIETGMVDTASATDISINYSRNLYPTPDPGSQGSAGQGPAREALLATDAVFADALASGALQGNTVTGGRPLLLTDTNQLSPSVVAELERLDVELVHILGGVVAISQTVEDDLNQRGFATNRFEGPSRLETAIDIASGAYPTATTAILARAFAGPDGDDTQAFADSIAAGSWAAERGWPLLLTQTEVLSTSTREYLDSATITTINIVGGTAAVSTEVEQELRDRGLTVNRIEGPSRFDTALAIAAARGYTSESDAAQVMLLEGQAPDAWVAGFTGAGYSASNGAPIVLGVESVIPGQTVAFLQPTGPMPRVDEDNVDGYVLVCGIATSRCDEGRGLLGLPSLAEASEPMGSYAKGATATFELTGTYDSSSYRTVITCGEGPSVETGTGGPTSHMDGQPANSIGVTIPADTPSGECIVAVVLTYSNGSAQTIAARITVTD from the coding sequence GTGAAGAACCACTCCAAGCTTGCTGCGCGCACATCTGGTGTGCTGCTGCTGGCACTACTCGCGTCCGTGATGGCCCTGGTGGCGGCGCCGGCATCTGCCGCGGCACCCACCGGCCCGGTGGAACTCATCAGCGTGAACGCTGACGGGAACGCCGCCGGTGACGACCAGAGCAACGGCGTGCCGTCCATCTCCGACGACGGCCGCTACGTCGCGTTCCAGTCGCGTGCCACCGACCTGATCGACGGCCTGACGGACGCCAACGGCGCGAATCTCGGCGACGTCTACCTCCGCGATCGGATGCTCGGCACCACCACGCTGATCAGCTACGCCGCCGGCTCTCCGACCACCACCGCCTCCGGTGGGTCGTCCGGGAACCCCGTCATCAGCGACGACGGCCGCTACGTCGTGTACGACTCCTTCGCCACGAACATCGTGACCGGCCAGACCGACCAGAACAACGAGCGAGACGTGTTCGTCTACTCGGTCTCCAGTGGCATGAACACGCTGGTCAGCCACGCCTCGACCGACGACTCGACCACCTGTGACAACGGTCAGTCGCTGGGACAGGACATCTCCGACGACGGCGCTTACATCGCCTTCCAGTCCCTCTGCGACGACCTCGTCACCAACCAGAACGCCGGAGGTGCCTTCAGCAACGTCTTCCTCTACGACCGCGCGGCCAACACGACCATCGACGTGGTCAGCCGTCCCAACGCCGTCAACCCGGCGAACATCACGGTCGGCGACGGCGCCTCGACGAACCCCGACATCAGTGGTGATGGCAGCCGAGTCGTCTACACCACCCAGGCGACCAACATCGGTGCCGGCGACGGCGGCAACGGTGTCAGCGACATCGGCTACTACCGCCAGCCGGTCGGCAACCAACCGACACTCAGCGTCACCCTGACCTTCGGCTTCGACGGAAACTCCGGCAACGCATCGGTCTCGGACAATGGCGAGTACGTGGCGTTCGACACCGAGGCAACCAACGTCGACGGGACCGACACCAACGGCAACGTCGATGTCGCCCTGGCCACGATCCCGGTCGGCCAAGCTCCCACGTTTGTGTACGCATCGACGAACACGGCCGGGAACGACACCGGTGACAGCTTCAGCGACAAGCCACAGATCTCCGGCGACGGCTCGTACGTGGCCTTCCTGACCCTGGCCGACGACATCGTCGACGCCGCACCGTTCCGGTCCGGAACGAACTGGGATGTCGTCCGGTACGGCCGCTCCAGCGGCGACGTCGAGTTGGTCAGCATCAACACCCTCGGCAATGCTGGCGGCAACGGCGATTCCGGCTTCCCGAACAGCGGGTTCGTGGGCCTCGACATCTCCGACGACGGCAACACCGTGATCTTCAGCAGCGAGGCGTCCAACCTCGGCCTGACCGACAACAACGCGGAGGATGACGTCGCCGTGACGGACTTCCCCTCCGGTGACGTGACGGTGCTGTCCAGCAACGCCAACGCCAGCACCACCGGCAACGACGAAGCTGACGCACCGGTGATCTCATCGGACGGCATGAACGCTGCCTTCCGCTCCGACGCCTCCGACCACACGCTGATCAACGACAACAACAACGATCCCGACATCTTCGCGGTCGGCGAGTTGGAGGAGGAGGACCTCGAGCTGTCCATCGCTCCCTCATCGGTCATCGAGGGCGACGACGGCACCGTCGACCTGACGTTCACCGTCTCCCTCTCGGGCCCAGCGCCTGGTCCTGGACCGGTGACGGCGGACTACGCCACCACCGATGGATCGGCGACCGGTGGGCCATCCTCCGGTCCCGGAATCGACTACCGCACCTCCTCGGGCACCGTCTCGATCGCGGCTGGCTCGTCCTCGGGCACCATCACGGTCCCGGTCTACGGCGACACCGACATCGAGCCCGACGAGACCTTCACGGTGACGCTGTCCAATCCGTCCTCAGGCGTCGTGCTGGCCGGCTCGGGCGGCGGCTTTGCCACCGGCACCATCATCGATGACGACGATGACGTGATGGTTCAGGGCGAGAACGTCACCTACGACGGCGTCAACGACACGCTGCGCGTCAACATCAACCCGATCGAGACGGGCATGGTCGACACGGCCAGTGCCACCGACATCTCGATCAACTACTCCCGCAACCTGTACCCGACCCCGGATCCGGGGAGCCAAGGCTCCGCAGGTCAAGGTCCGGCTCGTGAGGCGCTGCTGGCCACCGATGCCGTGTTCGCCGACGCGTTGGCCTCCGGCGCCCTGCAGGGCAACACCGTGACCGGCGGTCGTCCGCTGCTGCTGACCGACACCAACCAGCTCTCGCCGAGCGTGGTGGCTGAGTTGGAGCGACTGGACGTCGAACTGGTCCACATCCTCGGTGGCGTCGTGGCGATCAGCCAGACCGTCGAGGACGACCTCAACCAGCGGGGCTTTGCCACCAACCGGTTCGAGGGGCCCTCGCGACTGGAGACCGCCATCGACATCGCGAGCGGCGCCTACCCGACGGCCACCACCGCCATCCTGGCCCGAGCCTTCGCCGGCCCCGACGGCGATGACACCCAGGCGTTCGCGGACTCCATCGCGGCCGGCTCCTGGGCGGCCGAGCGCGGCTGGCCGTTGCTGCTGACCCAGACCGAGGTGCTGTCCACCTCGACCCGGGAGTACCTGGACTCCGCCACGATCACCACGATCAACATCGTCGGCGGTACCGCCGCGGTGTCCACCGAGGTGGAGCAGGAGCTGCGCGACCGTGGCCTGACGGTCAACAGGATCGAAGGTCCCAGCCGCTTCGACACCGCCCTGGCGATCGCCGCGGCGCGTGGCTACACCAGTGAGTCCGACGCCGCCCAGGTCATGCTGCTGGAGGGTCAGGCGCCAGATGCCTGGGTCGCCGGGTTCACCGGTGCCGGGTACTCAGCCAGCAACGGCGCACCCATCGTGCTCGGCGTCGAGTCGGTCATCCCCGGTCAGACGGTTGCGTTCCTGCAGCCCACCGGTCCGATGCCGCGGGTGGATGAGGACAACGTCGACGGGTACGTGCTCGTCTGCGGCATCGCCACCAGCCGGTGCGACGAGGGCCGCGGCCTGCTGGGCCTGCCGTCACTGGCCGAGGCCAGTGAGCCCATGGGTTCCTACGCCAAGGGCGCAACGGCAACGTTCGAGCTGACCGGCACCTACGACTCGTCGTCGTACCGGACGGTCATCACCTGCGGTGAGGGTCCCTCGGTGGAGACCGGTACCGGCGGTCCGACCAGCCACATGGATGGTCAGCCCGCCAACTCGATCGGGGTCACGATCCCGGCTGACACACCCTCCGGGGAGTGCATCGTGGCCGTGGTGCTGACCTACAGCAACGGCAGCGCCCAGACCATCGCGGCTCGGATCACCGTGACCGACTAG
- a CDS encoding cell wall-binding repeat-containing protein: MKPQSLFHRVLSVQVLLALLAALLVAVPGLASAQDGPGWLFVGRNGDILAMRPDGTDQRNLTPDNSREYAEPSVFLNPPESGIGSTGMLASYVEFGSDGTATESGIRDITLDSETGDFDFDAVQIPGFAVRGLSPSHGFFSNIYFTSDSRRVQLSNGSEIRVVVDGTGPNWNVGEPDGSESRDPELNTRVAYTAYVGGASAIRYTDHGQNPTDVGVAGDQYQRADYAQFYDLSGTNLVYSCVPNGASAVHVCFSDVDGNNFRAVPAPVEPIHPSVSPHNGDIAFQGTNGSVWVMGADGSNPQMLMGAAAADFQSPERLGLAWGQEVDLRGGDPDPDPDPDPDPDPDPDPDPDPDPDPDPDPAPNTPLPPGGDDGDPTTTERAEFSQPGPFAAAVSNARFGPATSSRGGTGGLPQAEYAVLGRDDAFADSLAGSPLARNGPLLFTPSNELSDATAEELQRVLRPGDTVYLLGGVVALDETVERAVADLGFTVERLAGPSRFETAAIVAREVVELGGSTDEVIVARGVGPEDNPTAAWADSVTGGAYAAAQFVPVVVTPTESVHPAVESYISDVGATATILGGTAAVTDEVAADLSGSRRIAGLSRADTAAQIATQLLGLQADQPRDVLLFDGFAEDGWTFGLAGAGLAADRGAALLVSGPDFLPPETETLLSTCGDPQVETLILGWEGVLPASVQAQVDQLDGQACS, from the coding sequence ATGAAGCCGCAGTCGCTATTTCATCGTGTCCTGTCCGTCCAGGTTCTGCTCGCCCTCCTTGCCGCTTTGCTCGTCGCCGTTCCGGGGTTGGCGTCGGCCCAGGATGGGCCAGGCTGGCTCTTCGTGGGTCGCAACGGCGACATCCTCGCCATGCGCCCTGATGGCACCGACCAACGCAACCTCACACCCGACAACAGCCGGGAGTACGCGGAACCATCCGTCTTCCTGAACCCACCGGAGAGCGGAATCGGGAGTACCGGGATGCTGGCCTCCTACGTCGAGTTCGGCTCTGACGGCACGGCAACCGAGAGTGGAATCAGAGACATCACGTTGGACAGCGAGACGGGCGATTTCGACTTCGACGCAGTCCAGATACCTGGCTTCGCCGTACGTGGCCTGTCGCCGTCGCACGGCTTCTTCAGCAACATCTACTTCACCTCCGACAGCAGACGGGTGCAGCTCTCCAACGGCAGCGAGATCCGCGTCGTCGTCGACGGAACCGGTCCCAACTGGAACGTTGGGGAGCCCGACGGGTCAGAGTCACGAGACCCGGAACTCAACACCCGTGTGGCCTACACCGCCTACGTCGGTGGTGCCAGCGCGATCAGGTACACCGATCACGGCCAGAACCCGACGGATGTCGGTGTGGCCGGCGATCAGTACCAGCGAGCGGACTACGCCCAGTTCTACGACCTCTCGGGTACCAACCTGGTCTATAGCTGCGTCCCCAATGGCGCCTCCGCCGTTCACGTGTGCTTCTCCGACGTCGATGGCAACAACTTCCGGGCCGTGCCAGCTCCGGTTGAGCCGATCCATCCCTCCGTCTCGCCACACAACGGCGACATCGCCTTCCAGGGCACCAACGGGTCCGTGTGGGTCATGGGAGCTGACGGCAGCAACCCGCAGATGCTGATGGGCGCAGCCGCCGCCGACTTCCAGAGTCCCGAGCGGCTGGGCCTGGCCTGGGGCCAGGAGGTCGACCTCCGCGGCGGCGACCCCGACCCGGATCCCGATCCTGACCCGGATCCCGACCCGGACCCGGACCCCGATCCCGACCCGGACCCCGATCCCGATCCAGACCCCGCCCCCAACACCCCCCTGCCACCCGGCGGCGACGACGGCGACCCCACCACAACCGAGCGCGCCGAGTTCTCACAGCCCGGACCGTTCGCGGCGGCCGTCTCCAACGCCCGGTTCGGACCGGCCACCAGCAGCCGCGGCGGCACCGGCGGCCTGCCCCAGGCCGAGTACGCCGTCCTGGGCCGAGATGATGCCTTCGCCGACTCGCTGGCCGGCTCGCCGCTCGCCCGCAACGGCCCCCTACTGTTCACCCCCAGCAACGAGCTCTCCGACGCGACCGCCGAGGAGCTCCAGCGCGTCCTGCGTCCCGGCGACACCGTCTACCTCCTCGGTGGGGTCGTGGCACTCGATGAGACCGTCGAGAGGGCCGTGGCGGACCTCGGCTTCACCGTCGAGCGACTGGCCGGCCCCTCACGCTTCGAGACCGCAGCGATCGTGGCCCGCGAGGTCGTGGAACTCGGCGGCTCGACCGACGAGGTCATCGTCGCCCGAGGTGTTGGCCCCGAGGACAACCCGACGGCTGCCTGGGCCGACTCGGTCACCGGCGGCGCGTACGCGGCCGCGCAGTTCGTCCCCGTCGTCGTCACCCCCACCGAGTCCGTCCATCCCGCTGTGGAGTCCTACATCAGCGACGTCGGCGCCACCGCGACGATCCTGGGCGGCACCGCGGCGGTCACTGACGAGGTCGCTGCCGACCTGAGCGGATCGCGGCGGATTGCCGGATTGTCACGGGCCGACACCGCAGCCCAGATCGCCACCCAACTCCTGGGACTGCAGGCAGACCAGCCGCGCGACGTGCTGCTGTTCGACGGGTTCGCCGAGGATGGCTGGACCTTCGGCCTGGCCGGGGCGGGCCTTGCGGCTGATCGTGGCGCGGCCCTGCTGGTCAGCGGTCCCGACTTCCTGCCGCCCGAGACCGAGACGCTGCTGTCCACCTGCGGCGACCCGCAGGTCGAGACGCTGATCCTCGGTTGGGAGGGTGTCCTCCCCGCCTCGGTGCAGGCGCAGGTCGACCAGTTGGACGGGCAGGCGTGTTCCTAG
- a CDS encoding NUDIX hydrolase, with the protein MTTSPFGSAALLELVHDLIPSGSRVRSEDEGLRAAVEALGQTWHTTEDAADVVLLLDGSLAGAGVHASGMVDRAARQCRPGGLIVAAAPSAVYLRLTGRGQDATPALSADDLDHLLRERGVEVELLAGPGAAAHVGGRPYAGRADLALDRSAGLRDAGPVVLAVGRTPPSETDRSRVFYTSIATKIVSASTMCLDDAGRLLIVFDSFKGCWTLPGGLVDRAESPQDAAVRETLEEGGVPVEPGDLLGVFAHDHPDRINLIYGVTPTEAVPSPEPLHTHEIAEARWAPVAEALQLLAPYMARKVRRCLDDPGSTAVL; encoded by the coding sequence GTGACGACCTCACCGTTTGGTAGCGCCGCACTGCTCGAACTCGTCCACGATCTGATCCCGTCGGGCTCGCGTGTGCGGTCCGAGGACGAGGGGCTCCGGGCGGCTGTTGAGGCGCTGGGGCAGACGTGGCACACCACGGAGGACGCGGCCGACGTGGTCCTGCTCCTGGACGGCAGCCTGGCAGGCGCCGGCGTCCACGCCTCGGGGATGGTCGACCGTGCCGCAAGGCAGTGCCGACCGGGTGGGCTGATCGTCGCCGCCGCTCCGTCGGCGGTGTACCTGCGCTTGACCGGTCGGGGCCAGGACGCCACGCCGGCCCTGTCGGCCGACGACCTCGACCACCTGTTGCGCGAGCGTGGGGTCGAGGTCGAGCTGCTGGCGGGGCCGGGAGCCGCAGCACACGTCGGCGGCCGGCCCTATGCGGGACGTGCCGATCTGGCCCTGGATCGGTCGGCAGGTCTCCGCGACGCCGGTCCGGTGGTCCTCGCCGTCGGGCGAACCCCGCCGTCCGAGACGGACCGGTCGCGGGTCTTCTACACCTCCATCGCCACGAAGATCGTGTCCGCCTCGACGATGTGTCTGGACGACGCCGGCCGACTGCTCATCGTCTTCGACAGCTTCAAGGGGTGCTGGACGTTGCCGGGTGGCCTGGTCGACCGGGCCGAGAGTCCGCAGGATGCGGCCGTGCGAGAGACCCTCGAGGAGGGTGGTGTGCCGGTCGAGCCCGGCGACCTGCTCGGCGTGTTCGCCCACGACCACCCGGACCGGATCAACCTGATCTACGGGGTCACGCCCACGGAGGCCGTGCCCTCCCCAGAACCGCTGCACACCCACGAGATCGCCGAGGCCCGCTGGGCACCGGTCGCCGAGGCACTCCAACTGCTGGCCCCCTACATGGCCCGCAAGGTGCGGCGCTGCTTGGACGATCCCGGCTCGACGGCGGTGCTGTGA
- a CDS encoding maleylpyruvate isomerase family mycothiol-dependent enzyme yields the protein MNYRTHTAQATTLFLELARDGDLSTPVGSCPGWTVADLVGHLGTVQRFHGANLLRGVTTPPTDPRPTPPDAELIEWAQASLDILLANLDQVGDDRPAWNFLGQPPTTAFWHRRMALEATMHRWDMQQARGVDLGLDHALAVDGIDEVLTAFVPGRRRGDEPEGTVTVTLTDNDHTWTVTNGDGDAARAAVTGPAEQVWLRLWGRVPLDAVEVVGDRDLAAAMDAGR from the coding sequence ATGAACTATCGCACCCACACGGCGCAGGCGACGACCCTGTTCCTCGAGTTGGCACGGGACGGCGACCTCTCGACGCCGGTGGGCAGCTGCCCCGGATGGACGGTCGCCGATCTGGTGGGGCACCTCGGGACCGTTCAGCGCTTCCACGGCGCCAACCTGCTCCGCGGCGTCACGACGCCCCCGACTGATCCACGCCCGACACCACCTGACGCCGAGCTGATCGAGTGGGCGCAGGCGTCACTGGACATCCTGCTGGCGAACCTCGACCAGGTCGGTGATGACCGGCCGGCGTGGAACTTCCTGGGTCAGCCGCCGACGACCGCCTTCTGGCATCGACGGATGGCGCTGGAGGCGACGATGCACCGGTGGGACATGCAGCAGGCTCGTGGCGTGGACCTCGGCCTCGACCACGCGCTGGCGGTCGACGGCATCGACGAGGTGCTCACGGCCTTCGTGCCCGGACGACGGCGCGGCGACGAGCCCGAGGGGACGGTCACGGTCACACTCACCGACAACGATCACACGTGGACGGTCACCAACGGCGACGGTGACGCCGCCCGGGCAGCGGTCACGGGCCCGGCCGAGCAGGTCTGGCTGCGCCTGTGGGGTCGCGTTCCGCTGGACGCCGTCGAGGTGGTCGGTGACCGTGACCTCGCCGCCGCCATGGACGCCGGCCGCTGA
- a CDS encoding sigma factor-like helix-turn-helix DNA-binding protein yields MSSKPETGRDSRGQQSPRPKQGGEGRSNRRSGKGGRRDSRSTEEQEAVRLRSKLLSLLKRLPEVERRVLEARMGLVDGQPMKPGEVAKMMGMTIPEVKKIEARAFERIRQIGPLKGLERFLGN; encoded by the coding sequence ATGAGTTCCAAGCCAGAGACCGGACGCGACTCGCGCGGTCAGCAGTCGCCCCGCCCCAAGCAGGGGGGTGAGGGCCGGAGCAACCGCCGCTCCGGTAAGGGTGGGCGTCGGGACAGCCGGAGCACGGAGGAGCAGGAGGCGGTCCGCCTCCGCAGCAAGCTCCTCAGCCTCCTGAAGCGGCTGCCCGAGGTCGAACGGCGTGTGCTCGAAGCCCGCATGGGGTTGGTGGACGGCCAACCGATGAAGCCTGGCGAGGTGGCCAAGATGATGGGCATGACCATCCCCGAGGTCAAGAAGATCGAGGCCCGGGCCTTCGAACGCATCCGGCAGATCGGCCCGCTGAAGGGCCTCGAACGGTTCCTCGGCAACTAG
- a CDS encoding sigma-70 family RNA polymerase sigma factor has product MATNQTAPSGPVRQVLTDEERRERFAADAMPYVDQLFGAAMRYTRNRSDAEDLVQDAMAKAYAAFHQYEPGTNLRAWLYRVLTTTYINSYRKQQRRPNEVSADGVRDNLDDAGDFSLFDRLEGGTSPSAEFEVMQQLPADAVKGALDDLPEQFRTAVYLADVEGFSYAEIAEIMETPIGTVMSRLHRGRSALQKALYDHAVRYGIISPDESTST; this is encoded by the coding sequence ATGGCAACGAACCAGACGGCACCCAGCGGACCCGTCAGGCAGGTGCTGACCGACGAGGAGCGCCGGGAGCGGTTCGCCGCTGACGCGATGCCATACGTCGATCAGCTCTTCGGGGCGGCGATGCGGTACACCCGCAACCGATCCGATGCCGAAGACCTGGTGCAGGACGCGATGGCCAAGGCCTACGCGGCGTTCCACCAGTACGAGCCGGGTACCAACCTTCGCGCCTGGCTCTATCGGGTCCTGACGACCACCTACATCAACTCCTATCGCAAGCAGCAACGCCGCCCGAATGAGGTCTCGGCTGACGGGGTGCGCGACAACCTGGACGATGCCGGTGACTTCTCACTGTTCGACCGACTCGAAGGTGGGACCTCGCCCTCGGCCGAGTTCGAGGTCATGCAGCAGCTGCCGGCCGATGCGGTCAAGGGGGCGCTCGACGACCTGCCGGAGCAGTTTCGGACCGCGGTCTACCTGGCTGACGTGGAGGGCTTCAGCTACGCCGAGATCGCCGAGATCATGGAGACACCGATCGGGACAGTCATGAGTCGACTGCATCGGGGAAGAAGCGCACTGCAAAAGGCGTTGTACGACCACGCCGTGCGGTACGGGATCATCTCCCCGGACGAGAGCACCAGCACCTGA
- a CDS encoding Rv3235 family protein: MSSRFQQAVVVHWIRGFVELLLEVEAGRRPRRHLRRLVHPDFYTRLGGDPIPPHTTAVVGTVRLQSRPGSHEAAVTVVHSSTSGGARVRVLAVAMRPVDGIWVVTEACGPEARDVEIASWSQEEDAELAWTDLAEVDRVEPQDSPTWQLPAGWRRPVRAA; the protein is encoded by the coding sequence GTGAGCAGCCGGTTCCAGCAAGCGGTCGTGGTTCACTGGATTCGAGGGTTCGTCGAGCTGCTGCTCGAGGTCGAGGCCGGTCGTCGGCCACGGCGACACCTCCGCCGGTTGGTCCACCCCGACTTCTATACGCGGTTGGGTGGCGACCCCATCCCACCGCACACCACGGCGGTGGTTGGAACGGTCAGACTGCAGTCCAGACCGGGGAGCCACGAAGCGGCGGTGACGGTGGTCCACTCCTCCACGAGCGGAGGGGCCAGGGTCCGGGTGCTTGCGGTTGCGATGCGACCGGTCGACGGCATCTGGGTGGTCACCGAGGCGTGCGGGCCTGAGGCCCGGGACGTCGAGATTGCCTCGTGGTCGCAGGAGGAGGACGCGGAGCTGGCGTGGACCGACCTCGCGGAGGTCGATCGGGTCGAGCCACAGGACTCGCCGACATGGCAGCTTCCGGCCGGCTGGCGTCGTCCGGTGCGCGCGGCCTGA
- a CDS encoding class I SAM-dependent methyltransferase, with protein MAPSPVASSLSGSGRASRTARAVAAGRAIGYRHLHDPLAHRFLPPTERAVVKRARAVASRRMGADALAVTTGGLSRHAALRMFAMDQVVEKAMAGGVRQVVVVGAGFDTRAWRVPSIRECTVWELDLPGTQQAKRSGLGGRGQAAHVRFVEADLARESLPAVMAATDHDPTAPTVWVWEAVAPYLPPEAVTATLSGIVEQSAGGSRLGMTFANPSAMGLRVLAPVTGTLANYGFQAMGEPILSTYDSWEICQVVEAAGFHDPVVTDADAWARAAECSARPDPLRAEMLLTAQV; from the coding sequence ATGGCCCCCAGCCCTGTCGCATCGAGCCTTTCTGGCAGCGGCCGCGCCTCTCGCACGGCTCGGGCGGTGGCGGCCGGTCGGGCGATCGGCTACCGGCACTTGCACGACCCGCTGGCACACCGGTTCCTGCCGCCGACCGAACGTGCCGTGGTGAAGCGGGCTCGCGCCGTCGCCTCACGGCGGATGGGGGCAGATGCCCTGGCGGTGACGACGGGCGGCCTGTCCCGTCACGCAGCTCTGCGCATGTTCGCCATGGATCAGGTCGTGGAGAAGGCCATGGCCGGCGGTGTTCGGCAGGTCGTCGTGGTCGGCGCCGGCTTCGACACCCGTGCGTGGCGGGTGCCGAGCATCCGGGAGTGCACGGTCTGGGAGCTCGATCTCCCCGGGACCCAGCAGGCCAAGCGGTCGGGGCTTGGCGGCCGCGGACAGGCGGCACACGTCAGGTTCGTCGAGGCAGACCTCGCTCGGGAGTCCCTACCAGCGGTGATGGCGGCCACCGACCACGACCCGACGGCGCCGACGGTGTGGGTCTGGGAAGCTGTGGCGCCGTACCTCCCTCCGGAGGCGGTGACGGCGACGCTGTCCGGCATTGTCGAGCAGTCAGCCGGCGGTAGCCGCCTGGGCATGACGTTCGCGAACCCGTCGGCGATGGGGCTTCGCGTCCTCGCGCCGGTGACGGGCACGCTGGCCAACTACGGCTTCCAGGCGATGGGCGAGCCGATCCTGTCGACGTACGACAGTTGGGAGATCTGTCAGGTGGTGGAGGCTGCGGGCTTCCACGACCCGGTGGTGACCGACGCGGATGCGTGGGCCCGGGCGGCGGAGTGCTCCGCTCGCCCGGACCCGCTCCGGGCGGAGATGTTGCTCACCGCCCAGGTCTGA